One window of Pseudacidobacterium ailaaui genomic DNA carries:
- a CDS encoding FAD-dependent oxidoreductase, giving the protein MAKPVILAVDDDISVLEAVVQDLRRQYAAQYRILRAGSGQAALDTCTQLKQRGDAVALFLSDQRMPGMSGVEFLEKAQAIYPDARRALLTAYADTEAAIKAINTAKINYYLTKPWDPPEEKLYPVLDDLLENWSAGYKPPFEGLRVVGPRWSARDHEVRDFLSRNQVPYVWLDPEQHDEAVRLLEQYQIGDGRLPAVLFPDGSSLVQPTRTELAARVGLRTQAEKDFYDVAIIGAGPAGLAAAVYAASEGLRAIVIEPDAPGGQAGSSSRIENYLGFPSGLSGADLARRAYAQASRFGAEFLTQSATAIRTQAPYHFVQLADGREISCHIVLVATGVAYRKLNIPGIEKFTGAGVYYGAALAEALSCRDEEIYIVGGANSAGQAAVHFARYARKVTMLVRADSLEKSMSKYLINQITGTSNIEVLTGAEVQEVAGDGRLECLKVRNRHGEMVCPASALFIFIGAEPKTEWLPENVMRDPRGFVLSGNELRIEGKMPRIWKEDRPPFLLETSTPGIFVAGDVRHGSVKRVASAVGEGSISVQFMHQYLARF; this is encoded by the coding sequence ATGGCAAAGCCAGTCATTCTCGCGGTCGATGATGACATCAGTGTGCTGGAAGCTGTAGTCCAGGACCTGCGGCGGCAGTACGCAGCGCAGTACCGTATCCTGCGTGCGGGCTCCGGGCAGGCTGCTTTGGACACCTGCACCCAGTTAAAGCAGCGGGGAGACGCGGTGGCGCTCTTTCTTTCCGACCAACGCATGCCCGGAATGAGCGGCGTGGAGTTTCTCGAAAAAGCGCAGGCCATTTACCCCGATGCCAGACGTGCCCTGCTCACCGCCTATGCGGACACTGAGGCGGCCATCAAAGCCATCAATACGGCAAAAATTAACTACTACCTCACCAAGCCCTGGGACCCTCCGGAGGAGAAGCTTTATCCGGTCCTGGATGATCTGCTGGAAAACTGGAGCGCGGGCTATAAGCCTCCCTTTGAAGGGCTGCGCGTGGTAGGTCCGCGCTGGTCGGCGCGAGACCACGAAGTGCGTGACTTCCTCTCCCGCAACCAGGTCCCGTATGTCTGGCTGGACCCCGAACAGCACGACGAAGCCGTCCGGCTGCTGGAGCAGTATCAGATTGGGGACGGGCGTCTGCCCGCGGTGCTGTTTCCGGATGGATCTTCGCTGGTCCAGCCGACCCGTACCGAGCTGGCGGCCCGGGTGGGCCTCAGGACCCAGGCCGAAAAGGACTTCTATGACGTGGCGATCATCGGTGCTGGCCCTGCCGGGCTGGCCGCCGCTGTCTACGCCGCTTCTGAGGGGCTGAGGGCCATCGTGATCGAACCCGATGCTCCAGGAGGGCAGGCGGGCAGCAGTTCCCGGATTGAAAACTATCTTGGTTTTCCGTCCGGACTCAGCGGGGCGGACCTGGCGCGGCGCGCTTATGCCCAGGCCTCGCGGTTTGGCGCGGAATTTCTGACGCAAAGCGCTACTGCGATCCGCACCCAGGCCCCCTACCATTTCGTGCAATTGGCCGATGGGCGCGAGATTTCCTGCCACATTGTTCTGGTCGCCACCGGCGTGGCCTACCGGAAACTGAATATCCCTGGGATCGAAAAATTCACCGGGGCCGGGGTCTATTACGGGGCCGCCCTGGCGGAGGCCCTCTCCTGCCGGGACGAAGAGATATACATCGTAGGCGGGGCGAACTCGGCCGGACAGGCCGCCGTGCATTTCGCACGGTATGCCCGCAAGGTGACGATGCTGGTACGGGCAGACTCGCTCGAAAAGAGCATGTCAAAATATTTAATCAATCAGATCACTGGCACATCCAATATTGAGGTACTGACCGGCGCTGAGGTGCAGGAAGTTGCGGGGGACGGTCGTCTGGAGTGCCTGAAGGTACGCAACCGGCATGGAGAAATGGTCTGCCCGGCAAGCGCCCTGTTTATCTTTATTGGCGCTGAGCCGAAGACAGAATGGCTGCCGGAAAATGTGATGCGGGACCCACGGGGTTTTGTGCTTTCAGGCAATGAGCTGAGGATCGAGGGCAAAATGCCAAGAATCTGGAAGGAAGACCGTCCGCCGTTTCTGCTGGAAACCAGCACTCCGGGGATCTTTGTGGCCGGAGACGTCCGTCACGGGTCCGTCAAGCGGGTGGCCTCTGCCGTTGGAGAAGGCTCTATTTCGGTGCAGTTTATGCACCAGTACCTTGCACGTTTTTAG
- a CDS encoding HU family DNA-binding protein has translation MIKQDIIHHVIERTGLPRNKAEAAVDKVFDSLKKALAAGDRIELRGFGVFTVRPRKTGIGRNPRTGAEVTITPGKAVRFKPGKELHLTD, from the coding sequence TTGATAAAACAAGACATTATCCATCACGTGATTGAGCGGACCGGACTGCCTCGCAATAAGGCCGAGGCGGCAGTGGACAAGGTGTTTGACAGCCTGAAAAAAGCGCTTGCCGCCGGAGACCGCATCGAGCTGCGCGGCTTCGGCGTCTTTACCGTGCGCCCCCGCAAAACGGGAATCGGACGCAATCCCCGCACCGGGGCCGAGGTCACCATCACGCCCGGTAAGGCCGTGCGTTTTAAACCAGGCAAAGAGCTCCATCTGACCGACTGA
- a CDS encoding glycerol-3-phosphate dehydrogenase/oxidase, with the protein MIREQMLAQIARRTTPWDIIVIGGGATGMGIAVDAATRGFDVLLLEAKDFGKGTSSRSTKLVHGGVRYLEQGNVSLVMEALKERGILRQNAPHLVHDLAFIVPNYSWWEAPFYGIGLKLYDMLAGKYGFGKSRLLSSEETLDRLPTLQKEGLRGGVIYYDGQFDDSRLLIHLAATAADHGAVLANYMPVIGITRDDEGYVNGVMAKDEESGQQYRLPARVVINATGIFTDHVRQMADPQVPAMVEPSQGIHLVFERSFLAGDTAIMVPRTRDGRVMFAIPWHQHTLVGTTDTPIEGPSYEPLPLEEEIAFILDTAAQYLSRPPQRRDVLSVFVGIRPLVKATGAAGKTSSLSRDHTIHVDNSGLLTITGGKWTTYRHMAEDCVDHAITLGRLREEPCATRNLKIHGYRKEVDDQDSLWVYGSDADAIRQIAARDPHLGEPLHPALPYIGAEVVWAVQQEMARTVEDVLARRTRALFLNAKAAHAMALPVARIMAQHLHKDESWITRQVAEVQSLAQQYSLNGESEK; encoded by the coding sequence ATGATTCGCGAACAGATGTTGGCGCAGATTGCGCGGCGTACCACTCCCTGGGACATCATTGTGATTGGCGGCGGGGCCACCGGCATGGGCATCGCCGTGGATGCAGCCACCCGCGGCTTTGACGTGCTGCTGCTGGAGGCCAAAGACTTTGGCAAAGGCACCTCCAGTCGCAGCACCAAGCTGGTCCATGGCGGCGTGCGGTATCTGGAGCAGGGCAACGTCTCGCTGGTCATGGAGGCCCTCAAGGAACGCGGCATCCTGCGGCAGAATGCTCCGCATCTGGTCCATGACCTGGCCTTCATTGTTCCCAATTATTCCTGGTGGGAAGCACCGTTTTACGGCATCGGACTGAAGCTGTATGACATGCTTGCCGGCAAGTATGGCTTCGGCAAGTCCCGACTTCTCTCCTCAGAAGAAACGCTGGACCGGTTGCCAACCTTGCAGAAAGAAGGTCTGCGCGGCGGCGTCATCTATTACGACGGGCAATTCGATGACTCCCGCCTTTTGATTCACCTCGCCGCGACCGCCGCCGACCACGGCGCCGTGCTCGCAAATTACATGCCGGTCATTGGAATCACCAGGGACGATGAAGGCTATGTGAACGGCGTGATGGCAAAGGACGAGGAAAGTGGACAGCAATACAGGCTTCCGGCCCGCGTCGTCATCAATGCTACAGGGATCTTTACGGACCACGTCCGCCAGATGGCTGACCCGCAGGTGCCTGCCATGGTCGAACCAAGCCAGGGGATTCACCTGGTCTTTGAGCGCTCCTTCCTCGCCGGAGACACGGCCATCATGGTCCCCCGCACGCGCGATGGGCGCGTCATGTTTGCCATCCCGTGGCACCAGCACACGCTGGTCGGCACCACCGACACACCCATCGAAGGACCATCCTATGAACCGCTTCCTCTCGAAGAGGAAATTGCCTTCATTCTGGATACGGCGGCGCAATACCTCAGCCGTCCGCCGCAGCGCCGCGATGTGCTCAGTGTCTTTGTGGGCATCCGCCCTCTGGTAAAAGCCACAGGCGCGGCGGGCAAGACCTCCTCACTCTCCCGGGACCACACCATCCACGTAGACAATTCCGGCCTGCTCACCATCACCGGAGGAAAATGGACCACTTACCGCCACATGGCAGAAGACTGCGTAGACCATGCCATCACGCTGGGCCGTCTGCGTGAGGAACCCTGCGCCACCCGAAACCTGAAAATCCACGGCTATAGAAAAGAAGTGGATGACCAGGACAGCCTGTGGGTCTATGGCTCCGATGCGGACGCCATCCGCCAGATTGCCGCGCGAGACCCTCATCTGGGCGAACCTCTGCATCCCGCCCTTCCTTACATCGGAGCCGAAGTGGTCTGGGCCGTGCAGCAGGAGATGGCGCGGACCGTGGAAGATGTTCTCGCGCGGCGTACCCGGGCACTCTTCCTCAATGCAAAGGCCGCACATGCAATGGCCCTCCCGGTCGCACGCATCATGGCCCAGCACCTGCACAAAGACGAAAGTTGGATCACACGACAGGTGGCCGAGGTTCAGTCCCTGGCACAGCAATACTCTCTGAACGGGGAAAGCGAAAAATGA
- the pruA gene encoding L-glutamate gamma-semialdehyde dehydrogenase: MATAEISTVILPRSPQGEFRNEPFTDFTDRENVHALKEALVYVGDRLGHEYDLIIGGERLKTSGKIESRNPARPSQIVGIHQKAGAEHAELAMQAALKAFERWRFVSAEERASLLLHAAEIIRKRKFEFCAWLIYEVGKNWAEADADVGETIDFLEFYAREALRLAKASTPIQYPGERNELLYIPLGVGAVIPPWNFPFAIMAGMTSAAIVAGNTVVLKPSSDSPTIAERFVDVLEEAGMPAGVVNFCPGSGATFGNAIVEHPKTRFIAFTGSKEVGLDIHERAARHRPGQIWIKRTILEMGGKDSIIVSSDADLDAAVEGVVASAFGFSGQKCSACSRAIVEEPLYDVFVDRIRERVARLTVGDPVQNPNMGPVVNAAAMKSILEYIEIGKREGRLIAGGNTIQTPEQGYFLEPTVFADVAPDARIAQEEIFGPVMAIIQARDYDHALEIANNTEYGLTGAVYSNDREKLNKARLLFHVGNLYFNRKCTGAMVGAHPFGGFNMSGTDSKAGGPDYLYLFTQAKSVAEKLR; encoded by the coding sequence ATGGCCACCGCCGAAATTTCCACTGTCATCCTTCCGCGCTCGCCCCAGGGTGAGTTCCGCAATGAGCCTTTTACCGATTTCACAGACCGGGAGAACGTCCATGCCCTCAAGGAGGCCCTGGTCTACGTGGGTGACCGGTTGGGCCATGAGTATGACCTCATCATTGGCGGCGAACGCCTGAAAACTTCCGGGAAGATTGAATCGCGTAATCCTGCCCGGCCCAGCCAGATCGTAGGCATCCATCAGAAGGCCGGCGCCGAACACGCGGAACTGGCCATGCAGGCCGCACTCAAAGCATTTGAGCGCTGGCGCTTTGTCTCTGCCGAAGAGCGCGCCTCCTTGCTGTTGCACGCAGCTGAAATCATCCGCAAGCGCAAATTCGAGTTCTGTGCCTGGCTGATTTACGAAGTAGGCAAAAACTGGGCCGAGGCAGACGCCGACGTGGGTGAGACGATTGACTTCCTGGAATTTTATGCACGTGAGGCCCTGCGTCTGGCCAAAGCCAGCACACCAATTCAATACCCTGGGGAACGCAATGAGCTCCTTTATATCCCCCTTGGAGTCGGCGCGGTGATTCCTCCCTGGAATTTCCCCTTCGCCATTATGGCTGGCATGACGTCGGCAGCCATTGTGGCCGGAAACACCGTGGTCCTGAAGCCTTCCAGCGATTCTCCTACCATTGCGGAACGGTTTGTGGATGTTCTGGAGGAAGCTGGAATGCCCGCAGGAGTGGTGAATTTCTGCCCTGGCTCCGGAGCGACCTTTGGAAATGCCATCGTCGAACACCCGAAGACGCGCTTCATCGCCTTCACCGGCTCGAAGGAAGTTGGACTCGATATCCACGAGCGCGCGGCCAGGCACCGTCCCGGCCAGATCTGGATCAAGCGGACCATCCTCGAAATGGGCGGCAAGGACTCCATCATCGTAAGCTCCGACGCCGACCTGGACGCGGCGGTCGAGGGGGTAGTGGCTTCTGCCTTTGGGTTCAGTGGGCAGAAATGCTCCGCCTGCTCCCGCGCCATCGTAGAAGAGCCTCTTTATGATGTGTTTGTAGACCGCATCCGGGAGCGGGTGGCCCGACTGACCGTGGGCGATCCGGTACAGAATCCAAACATGGGCCCCGTGGTCAATGCCGCCGCCATGAAGTCCATCCTTGAATACATTGAAATTGGCAAACGCGAGGGGCGTCTGATTGCCGGCGGGAATACCATCCAGACCCCGGAACAGGGATACTTCCTCGAACCCACTGTTTTTGCTGATGTAGCACCCGATGCGCGCATCGCGCAGGAAGAAATCTTCGGCCCGGTCATGGCCATCATCCAGGCCAGGGACTATGACCATGCGCTCGAAATCGCCAACAATACGGAGTATGGTCTTACCGGGGCCGTCTATAGCAATGACCGCGAAAAGCTGAACAAGGCACGATTGCTCTTCCACGTGGGAAATCTTTACTTCAATCGGAAGTGCACGGGGGCCATGGTCGGCGCGCATCCATTTGGCGGCTTTAATATGTCGGGCACGGACTCCAAGGCAGGGGGCCCCGACTATCTGTATCTGTTTACCCAGGCAAAATCTGTAGCAGAAAAACTCCGTTAG
- the dcd gene encoding dCTP deaminase has product MSIKSDRWIREMATRHGMIHPFSEKQVKEGVVSYGLSSYGYDLRVSDEFKIFTNVNSAIIDPKNFDERSFVTVQADSVIIPPNSFALARSVEYFKIPRDVLTICVGKSTYARCGIIVNVTPFEPEWEGFVTLEISNTTPLPARVYANEGLCQILFFQSDEICEISYADRKGKYQRQQGIVLPKL; this is encoded by the coding sequence ATGTCCATCAAAAGCGACCGCTGGATCCGCGAAATGGCGACCAGGCACGGAATGATCCATCCCTTCAGCGAAAAACAGGTGAAGGAGGGGGTGGTTTCCTATGGATTGTCGTCCTACGGGTACGATTTGCGGGTGTCCGATGAATTTAAAATCTTCACCAACGTAAATTCCGCTATTATAGATCCTAAGAACTTTGATGAGCGGTCCTTTGTGACCGTGCAGGCGGATTCCGTCATTATTCCCCCGAATTCGTTTGCATTGGCGCGCTCGGTCGAGTATTTTAAGATTCCCCGCGACGTGTTGACCATTTGTGTCGGGAAATCCACCTATGCGCGATGTGGAATTATCGTGAATGTGACACCCTTTGAGCCGGAGTGGGAAGGTTTCGTCACGCTGGAAATATCCAACACGACGCCGCTGCCAGCCCGGGTGTATGCAAATGAAGGGCTTTGCCAGATCTTGTTTTTCCAGTCAGACGAGATCTGCGAGATCAGTTATGCCGACCGGAAGGGAAAATACCAGAGACAGCAGGGGATCGTGCTGCCAAAATTGTAG
- the glpK gene encoding glycerol kinase GlpK: MSYILALDQGTTSSRAILFSPNGEIAAQAHQEFRQIYPEGGWVEHDPFDILTTQLSSAIEALARAGARPRDVAALGITNQRETVIVWDRETSRPIYNAIVWQDRRTAPLCQRLAADGVESTIVERTGLLLDPYFSATKIAWLLENVPGARERAEAGKLAFGTVDSWLIWNLTSGKTHVTDYTNASRTMLFNLAKGRWDEDLLKLFNIPEQMMPEVVWSSGMIGEVTTTLGLGSIPIAGIAGDQQSALFGQLCLHPGDAKNTYGTGCFLLQNIGEKFVTSKNRLITTLVCSLDRKLEYAFEGSIFIGGAVVQWLRDNLRLIQKSSEVEALANTVHDSDGVVLVPAFVGLGAPHWDAHASGLLIGLRRSTQPGHIARAALESIAFQVADVMDAMLSGSGHSFSELRVDGGAAVNDMLMQFQADLLGLPVLRPAVTETTALGAAYLAGLAVGFWKDPRELWSLRKNDVRFEPSRDRAEITAMRERWRQAVERSKHWTEEEIA, from the coding sequence ATGTCATACATTCTCGCTTTGGACCAGGGAACGACCAGCTCACGCGCCATTCTCTTCTCGCCGAATGGTGAGATTGCCGCACAGGCGCACCAGGAATTCCGGCAGATTTACCCCGAAGGCGGATGGGTCGAGCATGACCCGTTTGACATTCTGACCACACAGCTCAGCTCCGCCATCGAGGCACTGGCCCGCGCCGGAGCGCGTCCGCGCGATGTCGCGGCGCTGGGCATCACCAACCAGCGCGAGACGGTCATCGTCTGGGACCGGGAAACCAGCCGGCCCATCTATAACGCCATTGTCTGGCAGGACCGTCGCACCGCACCACTCTGCCAACGTCTGGCAGCAGATGGCGTAGAGAGCACCATCGTGGAACGGACGGGCCTGCTGCTCGATCCCTATTTTTCCGCAACCAAAATCGCCTGGCTGCTCGAAAATGTCCCCGGCGCACGGGAAAGGGCTGAAGCCGGCAAGCTGGCGTTCGGGACCGTCGACTCCTGGCTAATCTGGAACCTGACCAGCGGCAAAACGCACGTCACCGACTACACCAATGCATCACGCACCATGCTCTTCAACCTCGCGAAGGGCAGGTGGGACGAGGACCTTCTGAAGCTCTTCAACATCCCTGAGCAAATGATGCCCGAGGTCGTCTGGTCCAGCGGAATGATAGGTGAAGTCACAACCACCCTTGGCCTGGGCTCAATTCCCATTGCTGGCATTGCCGGTGACCAGCAGTCGGCACTCTTCGGGCAGCTTTGCCTGCATCCAGGCGATGCAAAAAACACTTATGGTACGGGATGCTTCCTTTTGCAAAACATCGGGGAGAAGTTTGTAACTTCAAAAAACCGCCTCATCACCACTCTGGTCTGCAGCCTGGACCGCAAACTCGAATACGCTTTTGAAGGAAGCATCTTTATCGGCGGAGCCGTCGTCCAGTGGTTGCGCGACAATCTCCGGCTCATCCAGAAATCATCCGAAGTGGAAGCACTGGCCAATACGGTACACGACTCGGACGGCGTCGTGCTGGTGCCGGCATTCGTCGGTCTGGGTGCCCCGCACTGGGATGCGCACGCAAGCGGCCTGCTCATTGGCCTGCGCCGCAGCACGCAGCCAGGACACATTGCCCGGGCGGCGCTGGAAAGCATTGCCTTCCAGGTTGCTGATGTGATGGACGCGATGCTCTCCGGCTCAGGACATTCCTTCTCAGAACTTCGCGTGGACGGTGGGGCAGCAGTCAATGACATGCTGATGCAGTTTCAGGCCGACCTGCTCGGTCTGCCTGTGCTGCGCCCTGCGGTGACAGAAACAACAGCGCTCGGAGCAGCCTATCTGGCCGGACTCGCCGTTGGTTTCTGGAAAGATCCCAGAGAGCTCTGGTCTCTGCGAAAGAACGATGTGCGCTTTGAACCCAGCCGCGACCGGGCAGAAATTACCGCCATGCGTGAACGCTGGCGGCAGGCCGTGGAGCGCAGTAAGCACTGGACAGAGGAAGAAATTGCATGA
- a CDS encoding lipid-binding SYLF domain-containing protein, protein MKKFLTLLCVAGISIPALAASDKATLDERLENSRTVIEQIMQTPDKGIPDSIVKQATCIAVVPSLKKAAFIVGGQYGQGVVTCRTGHGWSGPVFIRMAGGSFGFQIGGQGTDLVLVAVNQKGMQDLLKNKFKIGGDAAASAGPVGRNAQASTDWKLNAELLTYSRSKGLFAGIDLDGTTVSQNMDDTTALYGAPHTFEEILKGNVLPPPDSKPFLRTVAKYFHAAQNQ, encoded by the coding sequence ATGAAAAAGTTTTTAACACTGTTATGCGTTGCGGGAATTTCCATCCCAGCGCTTGCTGCTAGTGACAAGGCGACCCTGGATGAGCGGTTGGAAAATTCCAGGACCGTCATTGAGCAGATTATGCAGACCCCAGATAAAGGCATTCCAGACAGCATCGTCAAGCAGGCGACGTGCATTGCCGTGGTGCCCAGCCTGAAGAAGGCTGCGTTCATTGTTGGCGGACAGTATGGACAGGGCGTTGTGACCTGCCGTACAGGACATGGCTGGAGCGGGCCTGTCTTCATCCGCATGGCAGGTGGATCTTTCGGATTCCAGATTGGTGGTCAGGGAACAGACCTGGTCCTGGTGGCCGTAAACCAGAAAGGGATGCAGGACCTGCTGAAGAACAAATTTAAGATTGGCGGCGACGCTGCGGCTTCAGCCGGACCGGTGGGCCGCAATGCGCAGGCTTCGACGGACTGGAAGCTGAATGCTGAGCTTTTGACCTACTCCCGCAGTAAAGGTCTGTTTGCCGGGATTGACCTGGATGGGACCACGGTCAGCCAGAACATGGATGACACGACGGCCCTTTACGGTGCGCCCCACACCTTTGAGGAAATCCTGAAGGGGAACGTGCTTCCTCCGCCAGATTCCAAGCCGTTTTTGCGCACGGTGGCGAAGTACTTCCATGCAGCACAGAACCAGTAA
- a CDS encoding MIP/aquaporin family protein, whose amino-acid sequence MRSPFFGEFMGTLVLILLGNGVVAGVLLKRSKAENSGWMVITTGWAFAVLCGIFVAVLCGSTDAHLNPAITLAMAVQTGHFSKCLPYMAAQLLGAFTGATLVWLHYLPHWELTADAEAKRATFCTIPAIRNFAANLLSEIIGTAVLVLVVGAVSSRLVLSTGAAAGLSPYLVACIVWSIGLSLGGTTGYAINPARDLGPRLAHFLLPLAGKGPSDWSYAPVPVLGPCIGGLLAGWLLRVLGA is encoded by the coding sequence ATGAGGTCTCCATTTTTTGGTGAATTTATGGGCACACTGGTGCTCATCCTGCTGGGCAATGGCGTCGTTGCCGGGGTCTTGCTAAAACGTTCCAAGGCCGAAAACAGCGGATGGATGGTCATTACCACTGGCTGGGCCTTTGCGGTACTCTGCGGAATCTTCGTTGCTGTGCTGTGTGGCAGCACGGACGCGCATCTGAATCCGGCCATCACGCTGGCCATGGCAGTGCAGACGGGCCACTTCAGCAAATGCCTGCCCTACATGGCCGCACAACTGCTGGGCGCCTTCACCGGAGCTACACTCGTCTGGCTCCATTACCTGCCGCACTGGGAACTGACCGCAGATGCTGAGGCCAAGCGCGCCACCTTCTGCACGATTCCCGCCATACGGAACTTTGCCGCCAATCTCCTTTCGGAGATCATCGGCACGGCGGTCCTTGTGCTTGTCGTGGGTGCTGTCAGTTCCAGGCTTGTACTCTCCACCGGGGCTGCGGCCGGACTGTCGCCCTATCTCGTCGCCTGCATTGTCTGGTCTATCGGATTGTCTCTGGGCGGGACCACTGGATACGCCATCAATCCTGCCCGCGACCTTGGCCCTCGTCTTGCCCATTTTCTGCTTCCCCTGGCCGGGAAGGGCCCAAGCGACTGGAGCTACGCGCCGGTCCCTGTTCTGGGGCCCTGCATTGGCGGCCTGCTGGCAGGATGGCTCCTGCGGGTCCTTGGCGCTTGA
- a CDS encoding response regulator transcription factor: protein MFKIILADNQAVFRAGTAKILAMEDDFRIIAQCQDAERLYHALDAFRNSVLIFTSTLKLDVPQLMDRCQRSGCRTIVVLEVQESPRPWLEQGVQGILYRSVSGSVLMECVRKVATGEAYLQHALDVMVRHQNEDEVGARVRDRLTPKEMKIVALIVQGCKNKEIALRLGTSEQVIKNYLRSIYDKTGVSDRLELALFIIHHKMLAEAAEAVGNEMMAQMY from the coding sequence ATGTTTAAGATCATTCTTGCTGACAATCAGGCGGTCTTTCGCGCCGGCACTGCAAAAATCCTGGCCATGGAGGATGATTTCCGCATCATCGCCCAGTGCCAGGACGCTGAACGCCTCTATCATGCGCTGGATGCCTTTCGTAACTCAGTGCTCATTTTCACTTCTACTTTGAAGTTAGACGTGCCACAACTGATGGACCGCTGTCAGCGCTCAGGCTGCCGTACCATCGTGGTCCTTGAGGTGCAGGAATCACCGCGCCCTTGGTTGGAACAGGGGGTACAGGGCATCCTTTACCGTTCGGTCAGCGGTTCGGTCCTCATGGAGTGTGTCCGAAAAGTGGCCACCGGAGAAGCATATTTACAGCATGCGCTCGATGTGATGGTGCGGCATCAGAATGAGGATGAGGTCGGGGCGCGTGTTCGGGACCGTTTGACCCCCAAGGAGATGAAGATCGTTGCCCTCATCGTGCAGGGCTGCAAAAACAAAGAGATTGCCCTCAGACTGGGAACAAGCGAGCAGGTCATCAAAAACTATCTGCGGAGCATCTACGACAAGACAGGTGTTTCAGACCGTCTGGAGCTGGCCCTCTTTATCATCCACCACAAAATGCTGGCCGAGGCGGCAGAAGCGGTCGGAAATGAAATGATGGCCCAAATGTATTGA
- a CDS encoding LuxR C-terminal-related transcriptional regulator, with product MEDRVQYGKNLRIGLYAVEPIRRAGLRSILEEIRGADLVEADLDRLEQLQSLDVAVISLMYPEDVLPVIHRLRTQQPQMRIVVMSTDGDDETIIGAISAGAKGYLTDTATPEEVKQAIEIVAGGSIWAPRHTLSLMVDRMLAHGSLNPRFAPQFTQRELDVLQLLVSARSNREIAQALGIEVRTVKSYIGRMMKKAGVGNRTALSVHAAKNALVPPVRNF from the coding sequence ATGGAAGACCGGGTCCAATACGGAAAGAATCTTCGCATCGGCTTATATGCGGTTGAGCCGATTCGCCGAGCTGGCTTGCGAAGCATTCTTGAGGAGATTCGCGGGGCCGATCTGGTGGAAGCAGACCTGGACCGCCTGGAGCAGCTGCAGTCCCTGGATGTCGCGGTCATCAGCCTGATGTATCCCGAGGACGTGCTGCCGGTCATCCACCGTCTCCGTACCCAGCAGCCGCAGATGAGGATCGTTGTCATGAGTACGGACGGAGATGATGAGACGATCATCGGGGCCATTTCTGCCGGGGCCAAGGGGTATCTGACCGACACAGCCACTCCGGAAGAGGTAAAGCAGGCGATTGAGATCGTGGCGGGAGGGTCGATCTGGGCCCCTCGGCACACTTTGTCTCTGATGGTGGACCGTATGCTGGCCCACGGATCGCTGAATCCGCGCTTTGCTCCACAATTTACGCAGCGGGAGCTGGATGTTCTGCAGTTGCTGGTATCTGCGCGGTCCAACCGCGAGATTGCGCAGGCACTTGGTATTGAAGTGCGCACCGTAAAGTCTTATATCGGCCGTATGATGAAAAAGGCCGGTGTGGGCAATCGTACGGCCCTGTCCGTCCATGCTGCAAAAAATGCCCTTGTTCCCCCTGTGCGGAATTTCTAA